A single genomic interval of Spinacia oleracea cultivar Varoflay chromosome 6, BTI_SOV_V1, whole genome shotgun sequence harbors:
- the LOC110798872 gene encoding protein TILLER ANGLE CONTROL 1 isoform X1 — translation MKVFNWVNRRFMNVQSYTGFQQEDVAERGGSSKTRNERHILLGHDAHMVVDMIDQWNDGILSIGTISISPLEANCKYGILDEEDDDDESGNVQEHDVVVAIDNDNYHDLEGGDNEAIPLMNVEFFSHELEKVIGANHEITEEVVDDDHVVNATENNIEDQTKRRVTLADLFLEDSDYHPTVKVLKELEDDVDDAGKDDDINAGKLSVEMTTLKPTSRSKYGISKAKKLIKEDLHPLKNFNKLMKRMMKKKIHPDIEGKMQRDVQMNPICGLSNPTNDQDAPNNELASLLLIQDVVA, via the exons ATGAAG gtaTTTAATTGGGTTAATCGGCGATTTATGAATGTTCAGTCGTATACGGGTTTCCAACAAG AAGATGTAGCAGAAAGGGGTGGAAGCTCAAAGACAAGAAATGAGAGGCATATATTGCTAGGGCATGATGCTCATATGGTAGTGGATATGATCGACCAATGGAACGATGGAATCCTATCCATTGGTACTATTTCAATTAGTCCATTAGAGGCTAATTGTAAGTATGGTATCCTcgatgaagaagatgatgacgATGAGAGTGGTAATGTCCAAGAACACGATGTTGTTGTTGCTATAGACAACGACAATTATCATGATCTTGAAGGTGGTGATAATGAAGCGATTCCATTGATGAATGTGGAGTTCTTTAGCCACGAGTTGGAGAAAGTTATCGGTGCTAACCATGAAATCACCGAGgaagttgttgatgatgatcatGTTGTTAATGCGACTGAGAATAATATTGAAGATCAAACTAAGAGGAGAGTCACTCTTGCTGACCTTTTCTTGGAGGATTCTGATTATCACCCTACGGTCAAAGTACTGAAAGAGTTGGAGGATGATGTTGATGACGCCGGTAAGGACGACGACATTAACGCCGGAAAATTAAGCGTTGAGATGACGACCTTGAAACCTACTTCTCGCTCTAAGTATGGCATCTCTAAAGCTAAGAAGCTAATCAAAGAGGATTTGCATCCACTCAAGAATTTCAACAAG cTTATGAAAaggatgatgaagaagaagattcATCCGGACATCGAAGGGAAGATGCAGAGAGACGTGCAGATGAATCCAATTTGTGGTCTAAGCAACCCTACCAATGACCAAGATGCACCCAATAACGAGTTAGCTTCTTTGCTTCTCATTCAAG ATGTTGTGGCTTGA
- the LOC110798872 gene encoding protein TILLER ANGLE CONTROL 1 isoform X2, translating to MKVFNWVNRRFMNVQSYTGFQQDVAERGGSSKTRNERHILLGHDAHMVVDMIDQWNDGILSIGTISISPLEANCKYGILDEEDDDDESGNVQEHDVVVAIDNDNYHDLEGGDNEAIPLMNVEFFSHELEKVIGANHEITEEVVDDDHVVNATENNIEDQTKRRVTLADLFLEDSDYHPTVKVLKELEDDVDDAGKDDDINAGKLSVEMTTLKPTSRSKYGISKAKKLIKEDLHPLKNFNKLMKRMMKKKIHPDIEGKMQRDVQMNPICGLSNPTNDQDAPNNELASLLLIQDVVA from the exons ATGAAG gtaTTTAATTGGGTTAATCGGCGATTTATGAATGTTCAGTCGTATACGGGTTTCCAACAAG ATGTAGCAGAAAGGGGTGGAAGCTCAAAGACAAGAAATGAGAGGCATATATTGCTAGGGCATGATGCTCATATGGTAGTGGATATGATCGACCAATGGAACGATGGAATCCTATCCATTGGTACTATTTCAATTAGTCCATTAGAGGCTAATTGTAAGTATGGTATCCTcgatgaagaagatgatgacgATGAGAGTGGTAATGTCCAAGAACACGATGTTGTTGTTGCTATAGACAACGACAATTATCATGATCTTGAAGGTGGTGATAATGAAGCGATTCCATTGATGAATGTGGAGTTCTTTAGCCACGAGTTGGAGAAAGTTATCGGTGCTAACCATGAAATCACCGAGgaagttgttgatgatgatcatGTTGTTAATGCGACTGAGAATAATATTGAAGATCAAACTAAGAGGAGAGTCACTCTTGCTGACCTTTTCTTGGAGGATTCTGATTATCACCCTACGGTCAAAGTACTGAAAGAGTTGGAGGATGATGTTGATGACGCCGGTAAGGACGACGACATTAACGCCGGAAAATTAAGCGTTGAGATGACGACCTTGAAACCTACTTCTCGCTCTAAGTATGGCATCTCTAAAGCTAAGAAGCTAATCAAAGAGGATTTGCATCCACTCAAGAATTTCAACAAG cTTATGAAAaggatgatgaagaagaagattcATCCGGACATCGAAGGGAAGATGCAGAGAGACGTGCAGATGAATCCAATTTGTGGTCTAAGCAACCCTACCAATGACCAAGATGCACCCAATAACGAGTTAGCTTCTTTGCTTCTCATTCAAG ATGTTGTGGCTTGA